The following coding sequences lie in one beta proteobacterium CB genomic window:
- a CDS encoding Polyhydroxyalkanoate depolymerase, intracellular: MLYQLHEFQKALLQPVSSWARAASEAFINASNPASKVPGSDRLAASYELLYRLGKDYKKPEFGIRSVQAHGREVAIHERTIVAKPFCNLIRFKRFSDDLDVIKKLKDDPTVLVVAPLSGHHSTLLRDTVRTLLQDHKVYITDWIDARIVPANAGDFGLDDYVHYVQDFIRAIGAENLHVISVCQPTVPTLGAISLMASAGEVTPASMIMMGGPIDARKSPTAVNNLADQKSYDWFESHVIYKVPPSYPGAGRKVYPGFLQHTGFIAMNPQNHLQSHWDYFQNLVRGDEQDAEAHIRFYDEYNAVLDMDAKFYLDTIKTVFQDYSLPNGTWAVSGDLVKPQDIKKTALLTVEGELDDISGSGQTRSAHALCAGIPKTSKDHYEVAGAGHYGIFSGRRWREKVYPKIKSFIREHQGVQKKTKARPPKLGTKKAA, from the coding sequence ATGCTATATCAGTTACATGAATTTCAAAAAGCTTTACTTCAACCAGTAAGCTCATGGGCTCGAGCAGCATCGGAAGCGTTTATTAACGCTTCGAATCCCGCATCCAAGGTTCCAGGATCAGATCGCTTAGCTGCTAGCTATGAACTGCTTTACCGCCTAGGAAAAGACTACAAGAAACCTGAGTTTGGAATTCGCTCTGTGCAAGCGCATGGTCGTGAAGTAGCGATTCATGAAAGAACAATTGTTGCTAAACCGTTTTGCAATCTGATTCGCTTCAAGCGCTTCTCTGATGATCTTGATGTCATTAAGAAACTGAAAGATGATCCAACTGTACTAGTTGTTGCTCCACTATCTGGACATCACTCCACATTGTTGCGTGATACCGTACGCACCCTCTTGCAAGATCACAAGGTGTACATCACCGATTGGATTGATGCTCGTATTGTTCCTGCAAACGCTGGTGATTTTGGTCTAGATGATTACGTTCACTATGTACAAGATTTCATCCGCGCGATCGGCGCAGAGAATTTGCATGTGATCTCTGTTTGCCAACCAACAGTTCCAACATTAGGCGCAATCTCCTTGATGGCCTCCGCTGGCGAAGTGACGCCAGCCTCCATGATTATGATGGGTGGTCCAATTGATGCGCGTAAGTCACCGACTGCTGTCAATAACTTAGCCGATCAAAAATCTTATGACTGGTTTGAAAGTCATGTGATTTATAAGGTACCGCCTAGCTACCCAGGCGCTGGCCGCAAAGTGTATCCAGGCTTCTTGCAACACACTGGCTTTATTGCCATGAACCCTCAAAACCACCTGCAATCACATTGGGATTACTTCCAAAACTTGGTGCGCGGCGATGAACAAGATGCTGAAGCCCACATTCGCTTCTATGATGAGTACAACGCAGTTCTTGATATGGATGCGAAATTTTACTTAGACACCATTAAGACTGTATTCCAAGATTACTCACTACCAAATGGTACTTGGGCAGTATCTGGCGACCTAGTGAAACCGCAAGATATTAAGAAAACTGCCCTTCTAACTGTTGAGGGTGAATTAGACGACATCTCTGGCAGCGGACAAACCCGTTCAGCACATGCATTGTGTGCAGGTATTCCAAAGACCAGTAAAGACCATTACGAAGTTGCAGGTGCTGGTCACTACGGCATCTTCTCTGGACGTCGTTGGCGCGAGAAGGTGTATCCAAAAATTAAATCGTTTATTCGTGAGCATCAAGGTGTTCAGAAAAAAACGAAAGCTAGACCCCCAAAGCTGGGGACTAAGAAAGCTGCATAA
- a CDS encoding excinuclease ABC subunit B: MPPKLPKSSSNSKVAESKKSPVADPLGEVGHDLDPAKFVSFPDSPFQLYQPFPPAGDQPAAIDALVAGIEDGLTFQTLLGVTGSGKTFTMANVIARTGRPAIIFAPNKTLAAQLYSEFREFFPKNAVEYFVSYYDYYQPEAYVPTRDLFIEKDSSINEHIEQMRLSATKSLLERRDVIIVATVSAIYGIGNPGDYHSMVMTLRPGDKMSQRDILMRLIAMQYDRNEMDFKRGVFRVRGDTIDIFPAEHNELAVRVELFDDVIESLQFFDPLTGKIRQKIPRFTVYPSSHYVTPRDTVLKAIETIKAELRIRLDEFVKDGKLVEAQRLEQRTRFDLEMLNELGFCKGIENYSRHLSGAMPGEAPPTLVDYLPNDALMFLDESHVLIGQLNAMYNGDKSRKHTLVEFGFRLPSAMDNRPLKFTEFETKMRQTVFVSATPADYENTHTGQVVEQVARPTGLVDPEIEVLPASSQVDDLLSQIHERVKVHERVLVTVLTKRMAEQLTDYLTDNGVKVRYVHSDIDTVERVEILRDLRLGVFDVLVGINLLREGLDIPEVSLVAILDADKEGFLRSERSLIQTIGRAARNVKGKAILYADRITDSMKRAMGETERRRTKQVAFNKANGIEPRGVQKRIKDIIDGVYDVKEKRSEMQVEQERARYEDMSEKDLAGEIKRLEKQMNSEAKNLEFEKAAATRDRLTKVKEMAFGARSRDAI; the protein is encoded by the coding sequence ATGCCCCCTAAGTTGCCTAAAAGTTCCTCAAATTCTAAAGTTGCTGAAAGCAAGAAAAGCCCTGTAGCCGATCCTTTGGGCGAGGTGGGTCACGACCTGGATCCAGCTAAGTTCGTTTCTTTCCCAGATTCTCCATTTCAGCTCTATCAGCCGTTTCCACCCGCAGGGGATCAACCGGCTGCAATTGATGCTTTGGTGGCTGGAATTGAGGATGGATTAACCTTTCAGACCCTTTTGGGGGTTACCGGTTCAGGTAAAACGTTCACGATGGCCAATGTAATTGCGAGGACAGGCCGTCCAGCCATTATTTTTGCCCCCAATAAGACCTTGGCCGCCCAGCTCTATAGTGAATTTAGAGAGTTTTTTCCTAAAAATGCTGTGGAGTACTTCGTCAGTTACTACGACTACTACCAGCCAGAGGCCTACGTCCCGACGCGCGATTTATTTATTGAAAAAGATTCGTCAATCAATGAGCATATTGAACAAATGCGACTCTCCGCCACCAAGAGTTTGTTGGAGAGGCGCGATGTCATCATCGTAGCAACCGTCTCCGCAATTTACGGTATCGGCAATCCTGGTGACTATCACAGCATGGTGATGACTTTGCGTCCTGGAGACAAGATGAGTCAGCGCGATATTTTGATGCGTTTAATTGCAATGCAATATGACCGCAATGAAATGGATTTTAAGCGCGGAGTATTCCGAGTGCGAGGCGACACAATTGATATTTTCCCTGCTGAACACAATGAATTGGCAGTGCGTGTTGAACTCTTTGATGATGTGATTGAGAGTCTGCAATTCTTTGATCCCCTAACTGGAAAAATTCGTCAAAAGATTCCTCGTTTTACTGTCTATCCAAGTTCACACTACGTTACACCGCGTGACACCGTTCTCAAGGCTATTGAAACTATTAAGGCGGAGCTGCGCATTCGCTTGGATGAATTCGTCAAGGATGGCAAGCTGGTTGAAGCGCAGCGCTTAGAACAGCGTACTCGCTTTGATTTGGAGATGCTCAATGAATTGGGTTTCTGTAAGGGTATTGAGAATTACTCCCGCCACCTCTCTGGCGCTATGCCTGGCGAGGCGCCGCCTACCTTGGTGGACTACTTACCCAATGATGCTTTGATGTTCTTGGATGAGAGTCATGTACTTATTGGGCAGCTTAATGCCATGTACAACGGCGATAAGTCTCGCAAACATACCTTGGTGGAGTTTGGTTTCCGTTTACCTTCTGCGATGGATAACCGACCACTGAAGTTCACTGAATTTGAAACGAAGATGCGTCAAACTGTTTTTGTTTCTGCTACACCAGCTGATTATGAAAATACTCACACTGGGCAAGTGGTGGAACAAGTGGCTAGACCAACAGGACTGGTTGATCCAGAAATTGAAGTGTTGCCAGCAAGCTCACAGGTGGATGATTTGCTTAGTCAGATCCATGAGCGCGTCAAAGTGCATGAGCGCGTTTTAGTAACGGTACTAACAAAGCGTATGGCAGAGCAGTTGACTGATTACTTAACGGATAACGGTGTGAAGGTGCGCTATGTCCACTCCGATATTGATACGGTTGAGCGGGTAGAAATTCTGCGCGATTTGCGCTTAGGAGTTTTCGATGTCTTGGTGGGTATTAATTTATTGCGTGAGGGCTTAGATATTCCAGAGGTGTCTCTGGTTGCCATTTTGGATGCGGATAAAGAGGGCTTCTTGCGCTCAGAGCGCAGTTTGATCCAAACGATTGGTAGGGCGGCAAGAAACGTTAAAGGTAAGGCAATTTTGTATGCCGATCGTATTACGGATTCCATGAAGCGCGCGATGGGTGAAACGGAGCGCCGCCGAACAAAGCAGGTCGCCTTTAACAAGGCAAATGGGATTGAGCCGAGAGGGGTTCAAAAGCGCATTAAGGACATTATTGATGGGGTCTATGACGTCAAAGAGAAGCGCTCCGAGATGCAGGTGGAGCAGGAGCGGGCTCGCTATGAGGATATGAGTGAGAAGGACCTAGCAGGCGAAATCAAGCGTTTGGAGAAGCAAATGAACTCTGAGGCCAAGAATCTGGAGTTTGAAAAGGCTGCGGCCACCCGCGATCGCCTTACAAAGGTTAAGGAAATGGCCTTTGGGGCGCGCTCACGGGATGCAATTTAG
- a CDS encoding cysteine desulfurase IscS, with product MNAPQDIPQQAVPMFSPKHFPVYMDYSATTPIDPRVVDKMLPYLREQFGNAASRSHAYGWAAEEAVEWSRSEVAQLVHADPREIVFTSGATESINLALKGAAHFYKDRGNHIITVKTEHKATLDTCRELEREGFEVTYLDVLPNGLIDFAQLEAAMKPGTILASVMYVNNEIGVVQDIPKIGELCRSRGVIFHVDAAQATGKVEIDLEKVKVDLMSFSAHKTYGPKGIGALFVRRKPRIRIEAQIHGGGHERGMRSGTLAVHQIVGMGEAFRIARLEMASGNARIRALRDRLLNGLKDIEEVYVNGDMEHRVPHNLNISFNYVEGESMLMALKDLAISSGSACTSASLEPSYVLRALGRNDELAHSSIRFTLGRFTTEQEVDFTIKLVKEKIAKLRELSPLWEMFKDGIDLSTIQWAAH from the coding sequence ATGAACGCACCACAAGACATTCCTCAACAAGCGGTACCCATGTTTAGCCCTAAGCATTTCCCGGTCTATATGGACTATTCAGCTACGACGCCGATTGATCCACGCGTGGTTGATAAGATGTTGCCTTACTTGCGTGAGCAGTTTGGTAATGCCGCCTCCCGAAGCCATGCCTATGGTTGGGCTGCTGAAGAGGCGGTTGAGTGGTCGCGTTCAGAAGTGGCTCAGCTAGTTCATGCTGATCCAAGAGAGATCGTATTTACCAGTGGCGCAACCGAAAGTATTAATTTAGCGCTGAAAGGTGCTGCTCACTTTTATAAAGACCGTGGTAACCACATCATTACCGTCAAGACTGAGCACAAAGCGACATTAGATACTTGCCGCGAGCTCGAGCGTGAAGGCTTTGAGGTAACTTATTTAGATGTTTTGCCTAATGGCCTGATTGATTTTGCTCAGCTAGAGGCAGCAATGAAGCCAGGCACCATCTTGGCATCAGTCATGTATGTCAATAACGAGATTGGTGTTGTACAAGATATCCCGAAAATTGGTGAACTTTGCCGTTCCCGTGGTGTGATATTTCATGTGGATGCAGCGCAAGCGACTGGCAAAGTAGAAATTGACTTAGAGAAGGTCAAGGTTGATTTAATGAGTTTTTCTGCCCACAAGACTTATGGCCCAAAAGGCATTGGTGCGCTGTTTGTCCGTCGTAAGCCCCGCATTCGCATTGAGGCACAGATTCATGGTGGTGGTCATGAGCGCGGTATGCGCTCAGGCACTTTGGCGGTTCATCAAATTGTTGGTATGGGCGAAGCATTCCGTATTGCACGTCTTGAGATGGCTTCAGGTAATGCCCGCATTCGCGCTTTGCGCGATCGCTTACTTAATGGTTTGAAGGATATTGAAGAGGTTTACGTAAATGGAGATATGGAGCATCGTGTTCCGCATAACCTCAATATCAGCTTCAACTATGTTGAAGGTGAATCTATGCTGATGGCATTGAAAGACTTGGCTATCTCTTCTGGATCTGCATGTACTTCAGCATCCTTGGAGCCTTCTTATGTATTGCGCGCACTTGGTCGCAATGATGAATTGGCCCATAGCTCAATTCGCTTTACTTTGGGACGCTTTACTACTGAACAAGAAGTGGATTTCACAATTAAGTTGGTGAAAGAAAAAATTGCTAAGTTGCGCGAGCTCTCACCGCTTTGGGAAATGTTTAAAGATGGCATTGATCTCAGCACCATCCAGTGGGCAGCACACTAA
- a CDS encoding aromatic amino acid aminotransferase codes for MNLFTSVQLAPKDPIFGLTEAYVADQRADKVNLGVGVYYTDEGKVPLLKAVIKAEEAIVAKHSPRSYIPIEGPNPYNGAVQNLLFGADSSLIKDGRVVTAECLGGTGALRVGADFIKRLNLNAPCAISNPTWENHRGIFESAGFEVVEYTYFDGKTRGVDFDGMVKSLESFPKFTTVLLHACCHNPTGADITEAQWRQVIDICKAKQLIPFLDMAYQGFAAGIEQDGIAVRLFAESGMSFFVSSSFSKSFSLYGERVGALSIVTQSKDESTRVLSQLKRVIRTNYSNPPTHGAAIAAAVLNSPELRQLWEDELAEMRDRIKAMRHGLVEKLAAAGVKQDFAFIEAQRGMFSYSGLTAEQVERLQKEDGIYALSTGRICVAALNTKNIDKVAQAIARVLA; via the coding sequence ATGAACCTTTTTACTTCAGTCCAGTTAGCCCCTAAAGACCCAATTTTTGGCCTCACAGAAGCCTATGTCGCCGATCAACGTGCAGACAAGGTCAACTTGGGTGTTGGCGTCTATTACACCGATGAAGGCAAGGTACCCCTTTTAAAGGCGGTTATTAAGGCCGAAGAAGCTATTGTGGCGAAGCACTCTCCGCGTAGCTATATCCCAATCGAAGGGCCTAACCCCTATAACGGCGCAGTACAGAACCTCTTGTTTGGTGCCGACTCCTCGCTCATTAAAGATGGTCGCGTTGTTACTGCTGAGTGCCTTGGCGGTACTGGCGCGTTGCGCGTTGGCGCTGACTTTATTAAGCGCTTGAACTTAAATGCACCATGCGCGATCAGCAACCCAACCTGGGAAAACCATCGCGGCATTTTTGAATCAGCAGGATTTGAAGTAGTCGAGTACACCTATTTCGACGGCAAAACACGTGGCGTTGATTTCGATGGCATGGTGAAGTCTTTGGAGTCTTTCCCAAAGTTCACTACTGTCTTATTGCACGCCTGCTGTCATAACCCAACTGGCGCCGACATTACTGAAGCGCAATGGCGTCAAGTAATTGATATCTGCAAAGCAAAGCAACTCATTCCGTTTTTAGATATGGCCTACCAAGGCTTTGCTGCAGGAATTGAACAAGACGGTATTGCAGTTCGCTTGTTTGCTGAATCTGGCATGTCTTTCTTTGTATCCAGCTCTTTTTCCAAATCATTCTCACTCTATGGTGAGCGAGTTGGTGCACTATCTATCGTGACTCAAAGCAAAGATGAATCCACTCGCGTGCTTTCGCAGCTCAAACGCGTGATTCGTACAAATTACTCGAACCCCCCAACTCATGGCGCTGCGATTGCAGCTGCCGTTCTGAATTCACCAGAGCTGAGACAGCTTTGGGAAGATGAATTGGCTGAAATGCGTGATCGTATTAAAGCAATGCGCCATGGACTTGTAGAAAAATTGGCTGCTGCTGGCGTCAAGCAAGACTTTGCTTTTATTGAAGCTCAGCGCGGTATGTTTTCTTACTCAGGATTAACCGCCGAACAAGTTGAACGTTTACAAAAAGAGGATGGCATTTATGCCCTCTCCACCGGTCGCATTTGTGTGGCTGCTCTCAATACCAAAAATATTGATAAGGTGGCTCAAGCAATCGCCCGCGTATTGGCGTAA
- a CDS encoding Electron transport complex, RnfABCDGE type, B subunit has translation MNIKQTKELANRLEDILPQTQCTKCSYPDCRAYAEAMATGEALPNRCPPGGIEGIQRLSSILTPHFPQDAFELNPTINPECGIERPRPVAFIDPQTCIGCTLCIQACPVDAIVGASKQMHVVLSDWCTGCDLCIPPCPVDCITMIDVTGSSSGWDAWSPELAQLARSRYEARDVRLDREQRDNDERLAKKAAAKLVAVNSENPDSEEAIREQERKRAIIAAAIARAQQKK, from the coding sequence ATGAATATCAAGCAGACGAAGGAACTTGCCAATCGTCTCGAGGACATCCTCCCTCAAACGCAATGCACCAAATGTAGCTACCCAGACTGCAGGGCCTATGCAGAAGCAATGGCGACAGGCGAGGCTTTGCCCAATCGCTGTCCACCCGGAGGTATAGAGGGGATACAAAGACTCAGCAGCATCCTGACACCTCACTTTCCTCAGGATGCTTTTGAACTAAATCCTACGATTAATCCTGAATGCGGCATCGAACGCCCCAGACCAGTTGCCTTTATTGACCCCCAGACTTGCATTGGCTGCACCTTATGTATTCAAGCATGTCCCGTAGATGCCATTGTGGGCGCTTCCAAGCAAATGCACGTAGTCTTGAGTGATTGGTGTACTGGTTGTGATCTTTGCATACCACCCTGCCCTGTAGATTGCATCACTATGATTGATGTGACTGGCAGCAGCTCGGGCTGGGATGCCTGGTCCCCGGAACTAGCGCAACTTGCACGCTCACGATACGAGGCGCGTGACGTGCGATTGGATCGGGAGCAACGTGACAATGATGAGCGACTTGCCAAGAAGGCTGCCGCGAAGTTGGTGGCAGTAAATTCTGAGAACCCAGACTCAGAAGAGGCTATAAGAGAGCAAGAAAGAAAGCGAGCCATTATTGCCGCCGCCATCGCGAGAGCCCAGCAAAAGAAATGA
- a CDS encoding BadM/Rrf2 family transcriptional regulator has translation MRLTTKGRFAVTAMIDLALRETHGPVTLAGISQRQKISLSYLEQLFGKLRRFNIVDSTRGPGGGYTLARKSEEISVADIIVAVDEPLDATQCGGKGNCHSDEENHGRCMTHDLWSNLNAKMVEYLSSVSLRDLVQQQSGRGIVLHDLRPKKIKADSVKAEKPATAIAATKEVAPKRPLVNSVFNLAQQS, from the coding sequence ATGAGACTTACAACCAAAGGCCGTTTTGCAGTAACCGCAATGATTGATTTAGCCCTGCGTGAAACGCACGGGCCTGTAACTTTGGCTGGAATTAGCCAAAGACAGAAGATTTCCCTTTCTTACCTAGAACAGTTGTTCGGCAAGTTACGCCGTTTCAATATTGTTGATAGCACTCGCGGTCCAGGTGGTGGCTACACCCTTGCTCGTAAGTCCGAAGAAATTAGTGTGGCCGACATCATTGTGGCTGTCGATGAGCCCCTAGATGCAACCCAATGTGGCGGCAAAGGCAATTGTCATAGCGATGAAGAAAACCACGGCCGCTGTATGACCCATGATTTATGGTCGAACCTGAATGCCAAGATGGTGGAGTACCTCAGTTCCGTGTCTTTACGTGACTTAGTACAACAGCAATCTGGACGCGGAATCGTATTGCATGATTTGCGCCCCAAGAAAATTAAGGCCGATAGTGTGAAGGCAGAAAAGCCGGCAACAGCGATCGCAGCAACAAAAGAAGTCGCTCCAAAGCGGCCTCTTGTGAATTCTGTTTTTAACCTGGCTCAACAAAGTTGA